In one Streptomyces sp. T12 genomic region, the following are encoded:
- a CDS encoding DUF2993 domain-containing protein: MRALRILLIVVVILGGLFVLADRLAVGFAEDEAAGKLQTTENLDAAPDVSIKGFPFLTQVASGTLDDVEVGIKDYEAATGTDGKTIRIDDLTANMKGVDFSGDYSSATAATATGTASITYAELLKTAKSEPTQVAPGVTASVIGLSDGGNGKIKVAVEATVLGTKLPEPVYVLSSVTTQGDTVKVHADTLPNFGGAAIAEARARAITDFEQKIDGLPGGIQLDKVQAAKNGVEITVRGSNVRLAG, translated from the coding sequence ATGCGCGCCCTTCGGATACTGCTGATCGTCGTCGTGATACTCGGCGGCCTCTTCGTGCTGGCCGACCGGCTCGCCGTCGGGTTCGCGGAGGACGAGGCCGCCGGAAAGCTCCAGACCACCGAGAACCTCGACGCGGCCCCGGACGTGTCCATCAAGGGCTTCCCCTTCCTGACCCAGGTCGCCAGCGGCACGCTGGACGACGTCGAGGTCGGCATCAAGGACTACGAGGCCGCCACCGGCACCGACGGCAAGACGATCCGCATCGACGACCTCACGGCGAACATGAAGGGCGTCGACTTCTCCGGCGACTACAGCTCCGCCACCGCGGCCACCGCCACCGGCACCGCGTCGATCACCTACGCCGAGCTGCTGAAGACCGCCAAGTCCGAGCCCACACAGGTCGCCCCCGGCGTGACCGCCAGCGTCATCGGCCTCTCCGACGGCGGCAACGGCAAGATCAAGGTCGCCGTCGAGGCCACCGTCCTCGGCACCAAGCTGCCCGAGCCGGTCTACGTCCTGAGCTCGGTCACCACCCAGGGCGACACCGTGAAGGTGCACGCCGACACCCTGCCGAACTTCGGCGGCGCCGCCATCGCCGAGGCCCGGGCCCGCGCCATCACCGACTTCGAGCAGAAGATCGACGGCCTCCCCGGCGGCATCCAGCTCGACAAGGTCCAGGCGGCGAAGAACGGCGTCGAGATCACGGTGCGGGGTTCGAACGTCCGCCTGGCCGGGTAG
- a CDS encoding Ms5788A family Cys-rich leader peptide — protein sequence MKRQADLTKRRAVDLCRVAAMLCRPF from the coding sequence ATGAAGCGACAGGCGGATCTCACGAAGCGGCGGGCAGTAGACCTGTGCCGCGTTGCCGCCATGCTCTGTCGCCCCTTCTGA